TACCGGCCAGCGCGAGCGCAGCGAAACCGGCGCCTGCTTTCAACATGCGGCGCCTCGCGTGTGATGGTTCGTCCAGCGCGCGCCGAACCGCCACCGAAGACGCGCTTCGCAATGCCCCTAATCTCGTGAGCCGCTCCTGCAGCCGGGCCCACGCGTCCTCGTGAGCGGGATCGGCGCGGCGCCATGTCTCGAACTGATCGCGCTCCCGTTGCGAGACCGCCTCCCCGCGCAATCTGACTTCCCATTCGATGGCCTCCTGCGCGGCAGGATGAATCGCGGCAGCACCGTTCATGGTTGTCAACTCGTCAAAAAGCATTGGGTGAGTGCCTGAGCAATGTATTTGCGGACCATGCTGGTCGACACGCCAAGCCGCGCGGCAATTTCCGCGTACGTCAAACCGTCGATCTGACTGTAGATGAACGCGCTTTTGGCCTTGGGCGGCAATCCATTGAGCGCCTGATCGGCAAGCAATAGCGCCTGCGAAATTTCGACGATCGATTCCGGAGAAGGCGCGACCGGCGTATCGTCCGCAGCAAGCAGTGCATCCAAATACGCGCGCTCCAGATCGCGCCGACGCCACATCTCGAAGGTAAGACGTTGAGCGATGACCGTCAGAAACGCTCGCGGCTCGCGTACCGTACGCAAATCTTGAACGCCGGCCAGTTCCACAAACGAAGACGACGCAAGATCTTCAGCGTCGGCCGGCGATCCGACGCGCCGCTGCAGCTTCGATTTCAGCCAACCATAGCTGGACCGAAACTCGTTGGCAAGCCATGCCGCGCGCGAATGGGCAGGATCTTCCCCCATATCTAGCTTCGCCACCCGCTGAATTGTCGGGCCATTCCTCATCTGATGATTTCTAAAGCTTTGGAGCCGATGGCAAGCCTGCCGGCTTCGGGCCGCCTGCGTCCGTACATGACGTCGCGCCTACGAAGCGCGGAAGCCCTAGTATGCCATTTCAGAATTGGTGCGTCGTGGCGTAGTTTCAATCCAACGCAAGGGTGGGCCGATACACGGAATCGGCCATACAGTCGGCGTTGGATCCGCCCCTCACGATATCGATGAACGCCCGCAGCTTAGGCCGAGTTTGAATTTTCTTGGGGAAGTAACCTTTTCATCGAGAACCATCTCGATCGACACGGACGTTTCATTCCTGAGACGCTTTTGTGCGCTGGCGACCACAGCCACTCCGCGGCCACGCGACTCGAAAATCTGCGTCACACCTCGATGGAAGTGGGTCCGCAAAGAAGTTGGGCTCGCTTCGCCACACCGCAACCGTCCCGCGTCTTCGAGTTCATCTTCGCTATCACCGCTAACGTTTCGCGTCAGAAACGTCTTCGCTCGGGAATCGCTCGATCTCATCTTTGCAACGGGGGCAACGGCACGGTGCATAGGGCCGTCGCGCCAATGGCATAGGACCTGCTCAGTATGAGTTCATGCGGAACGGCAGCCTCACGATATCTCCCCCGTCCGTGAGGAGACCTAAATGAAATATCTATTGATTGCTCTATTGAGCAGCCCCGTGCTGGTGGCCTATGAGTTGAAGCCTGTGGAAATGCAGGATGCGTTCGCGCAAGTTCTGCGCTACCTGGTGCAGCACCTGACGGGCTGAAGAATCGAGGTCTGCGCAGTATAGAAACGGCCTAGGCAGACGGAACTTGGCGAAACACGCTCTACGCGAGCACCGCCCTACCACACGCCGTAGAACACCCCCGCTTTCTTGTATTGGTGAGTGCCGCGCTCGACATCGTCGAGCGTCACCGTCGTGCGGTTGCGCAAGCCGATCGACCATGCGAACAAGCGTTCACGCATAGCCTGCCGTACGTTGTCGAACGCCGGGTCCGTGCCGAGATCGACGAATTCATCGGGGTCGCTGCGTAGATCGAAAAGCTGCGGCGCGTAGCCGTCCCAGTGGATGTATTTCCACGCGTCCGTGCGCACCATCCAGCCGCGGCATGCATCGGGCCCGCGGCCAAGGATTTGACGCGCCTGCCGGTACGCGTAATCGAGTTCGGAGAAAACCGCGTCGCGCCACGGCGTTTGCGCATTGCGCTCGCGTGTCAGCGTCAGCAGCGAACGGCCTTCGATGCGATGCCCGGGAATCGGCATGTCCAGCGCGTCGAGGATCGTCGGCACGGTATCGATCGCCTCGACGAAGCGTGCGTCGCTGCGCCCGCGCGTGGCGTCAGCCTCGGGCGATGGATCGTAGACGATATACGGCACGCGCTGCACGGTGTCGTAGAACAACTCCTTCTCGCCGAGCCAGTGATCGCCCAAAAAATCGCCGTGATCGGCCGTGAAAACGATCAGCGTGTCCTTCCAGCGCCCGAGCTTGTCCAGCGTTTCCCACAGTCGGCCCAGATGATCGTCGAGTTGACTGATCAACCCTTGGTAAGCGGGCCGCACTTTCGCGACCACTTCATCGCGCATGAAATTGGCGCACTCCTCCTGTTGGAAGTAGGCGCTCGTCACCGGATGCGGTGCGTCACGCTCTCGTTGCGCGCGCCGCACGGGCAAGCATTGGTCGAGCGTGTACTTGTCGTGATAAGGCGCGGGCGCCATGTATGGCCAATGCGGCTTCACGTAGGACAAGTGCATCGCCCACGGCCGCTCGCCCTGGTGCTCGATGAAGCGGATGGCTTGATCGGTCGTGTACGCCGTCTCGGAATCGGCTTCGCGTACCCGCGCGGGCAAATGCACGTTGCGCATGTGCCAGCCGCTGACAATATGGCCGCGTTCGTCTTCGGCCGAGATGACGTAGTCGGTCCACGGATCGTTGCCTAGGTAACCGCGACTGCGCAGATACTCGGCGTACCCGCCGGCGGGCTCGGCATGATGGCCGTCGTAGCGATCGACGAGCGTGAAATGTCCCTCGCGCAACAACGCGCCCAACGCATTGCCGCCGTCAAGATCGAGGCGCTTGAGCCCCCGGTGGTCCGGCATCACGTGCGTCTTGCCGACCAGCGCGAGCTTCATGTCGCGTTCGGCCAGGTATTCGCCGAGCGTGATCTCGTCGATCGAGAGCGGCACGCGGTTCCACGTCGCCCCATGGCTCGCGACGTAGCGCCCCGTGTAGAACGACATGCGCGACGGGCCGCACACGCCCGACTGCACGAACGCGCGGTCGAATTTCACGCCGCGCTGCGCCAAGTGGTCGATATGCGGCGTGGCCAAGTACGGATGCCCATAGCACGACAGGTGGTCCGCCCGCAGTTGGTCGCACATCACGAACAGCACATTGCGAATCGACGACATCGTAGGTATTCGAATTGAAAACGTGAAGGAAGGCCGGCGTTACAGCGCGCCGCTGCCGGCACCCAGCCGCGTGGCGGTCGTTCGTCTCGCCGCATCGGGCATCGGCCACAACGCGATGAGCCCGACGATCATCGCCGCCGTCACGAAGTAGGCCGGCATCATTTTGTTGCCCGTGACGTTGATGAGCCAGGTGACGAGAAACGGCGAGAAGCCGCCGAACAGCGTGGTGGCCACGTTGTACGAAATCGATAGACCCGTGGCGCGTACTTGCGTGGGAAACAACTCGGCAAGCGCGGTCGATGCCGGCCCCAGCGCCGCGGCCATCAGAAGCGCGAAAACCACTTCGGTACCGAGCAGCCTCGACAGGCTCGGTGCGGCGATCAGCCAGACGAACAACGGATAGATGGTCAGCACGTACAGCGCCATCGACGCACCCATCACGGGTTTGCGCCCGATACGATCGGACAGCAGACCGAAAAGCGGCGTCAATATCATGCGCAGCGTGCCGGTGGCCACCAGCACGATGAACGGTGCCGACACCGGCAACTTCAGTTGCCGCACCGCATACACCGGAAGGTAAACGTTGAGCACGTATTGCGCGACGGAGCTGGCGACAACCAAGCCGAACGCGATCCACAACGCCGCCTGATGTTCGCGCCAAACCGTGGCGAGCATCGATCCCGCCTTGCCGGGGATAGCCGTGCGCGCGTCGGCAGCGGCCTCCTCATAGACCGGCGGTTCGTGCAGCCGGGTGCGGATATAGAAACCGACCGGGCCGATCAGCACGCCGAACAGGAACGGTACGCGCCACCCCCACGCATCGAGCGCGCTAGCGCTCAGGCCGCGCGTCACGAGCGCCCCCATCAACGCAGCGGTCACCGCGGCGACGAATTGGCCGAAGTTCTGCCAGCTTCCATAGAAACCGCGCCGATGCGGCGGCGCGTATTCGATCAACATGGCCGTGGCGCTGCCGAACTCGCCGCCGGCCGAGAGGCCCTGCAGCAATCGCGCCGCCACCACGATGATCGGCGCGGCAATGCCGATCGTCGCGTAGTTGGGCGTGAATGCCATCATCGCCGAGGACAACGTCATCAGCAGAATGACCAGCGCAAGCGCCGACTTGCGCCCGGCGCGGTCGGCGTAGATGCCGAGCAGGATGCCGCCGATAGGCCGCATCAAGAATGCGCTGCCGAAGGTGGCCGTGGTCAGCAGCAACGAAACCGTCGGATTCGACGACGGAAAGAACTGCCGCGCAATGATGACCGACAGAAAGCCGAAAACGATGAAGTCGTACCACTCGAATGCGTTGCCGATGGTACTGGCAACGATCGCGCGGCGGTTGGCGCGGGGCAGCACTGGGCTGGCTGGCATGGGGAAGTCCTCCTGGCGGCTACCCCCGCAAATAGGGGCGCTGCGTGTGTCTCGTGTTCGTGTTGGTCTCGTTGTCATCCGCGGGGTGATTCGGGGTTACCCGTTACGTTCGTCCAGCAAGATGCAACGCCGATTCTGCGGCTTTACATCGTTACCGTCCAATGAGATATTGCCTTCTACCTATAAAATGAAGGTTATGAATCAATGGCCTCGGTATCTTCCGGCCCCTCCCCCGACGCGCCGCTCGATCGCGCTACGATCGAGAGCTATTTTTCCCGTCAGCTGAAGCTGCGGCACTTGCAATTGCTGGTGGCGCTCGCCGATCGTCAAACGGTCGGCAAGGTGGCAAGCGCACTGAACGTCACCCAACCCGCCGTTTCGAAGATGCTAGGCGAGATGGAAAAAGGCATCGGCGTGCCGCTGTTCGAACGCGACGGCCGCCGCATTCGGCCCACCGCCTATGGCGAGTGCTTGATCCGCCACGCGCGCGAACTGTTGCTGCACGCGCAGCGTGCCAGTGAGGAATTGCAGGCGATGTCGAGCGGCACGGGCGGCCGCGTCGAGGTGGGCGTGCTGTCGGTGGCCGCGCCGATCTTGATCCCCGCGGCCGTGGCGTTGTTCAAGCAGCGCTCGCCAACCGCTACGGTGTGTTTGCACGAAGGCACGCTCGACCAACTCGTCCCTGCTCTGCGTGCGGGCCAGCTCGACATGATCGTGGGGCGCCTCGCGCGCGGGCTCGCCGCGCCGGAATTCACGAGCGAATCGCTGTTCGACGACCCGACGGTGATCGTGGTGGCGCGCACGCATCCGCTCGCGCGCCGCAAGCGCATCAAGTGGAGCGACTTGGCCGGCTTGGCGTGGATCGTACCGAGCGCCGGCGCGCCGATGCTTCGGCATCTGTTGTCGGTGCTGGAAACGCATGGTGTCGGCACGCCGATCAATACCGTCGAGTCCGTCGTGATCGACGCCAATGTAGGCATGTTGCAGGCGTACCCGATGCTCGGCCTGCTGCCGCGTTCGCTCGCACGGCATCACGAGGAAGCGGGCACATTGACGATTCTGCCCTTGAGCCTGGGCGCTGCACTCGGCCCGGTCAGCACCACGTGGCGGGCAGATGCCGACGACACGCCGGCCGCGGCGCAGTTTCGCGCCTGCTTGAGCGAAGCGGCCAAGGCGGCGCGCATTTGAGGCACTCATTTGAGGCGTGCGTTTGAGTCCGTCACGCGTCGTATCATGCAGGAACGCACAACGTTCGCGATCTCGATCAACGATAGGAGCCAGCATGCCGAGCCGCACCCCGACCGCTTTATGGGCCCAGCAGTTCAGGCGGTCGTCGGCATCGAAGACGAGTCTGCAGGATCAGATCCGGCAAATGCTCGTCGCCGCGATCCTCGACGGCCAGTTGCCGCCCGACGCGGCGCTGCCCTCGAGCCGCGAGCTCGCCGATCAGCTCGGCGTCGCGCGCAATACGGTCGTGCTCGCCTATCAGATGCTCGTCGAAGAGGGTTACCTGATCTCGCGCGAACGCAGCGGACACTTCGTGAATCCGGAGATGCTCCGCGGCCTGCCCGGCCCCGGCGCCGCACAAAAGAGCGCCGCGGCGCCCGTCGCCACCGAAAGCGACATCGATGCCGACGCTGCGGGCCGCCCCGTCTGGCAACAACGCATCGCGCATCCGCCCTCGCAACAGCGCAACATCGTCAAGCCCGCGAACTGGCAGCACTACGAATTTCCCTTCATTTACGGTCAGTTCGACCAATCGCTGTTTCCGACCAACGATTGGCGCGAGTGCTGCATGAAAGCACTGTCGATCATGGAGATCCGCAACTGGGCACCCGATCTCATCGAGCGCGACGACGAATCGCTGATCCAGCAGATCCGCACGCGTGTGCTGCCGCGGCGTGGCGTATTCGCGGCACCGGACGAGATCATCATCACGAATGGCTGCCAGCAGGCGCTCTACTTGATCGCCGACCTGCTGTGCGACGAAGACACGACGGTCGGCTTCGAGAATCCCGGCTATCCCGATGCACGCAACATCTTCCAGAATCGCCATGCCCGGCTGCTGCCGCTGCCCGTCGACAGCAACGGCATCGCGCCCGAGGCGCTCGGCGATTCGCTCGCGCGCTGCGACTACGTGTACGTCACGCCGAGTCACCAATGCCCCACCACGTCGACGATGCCGATCGAGCGCCGCCGCGCGCTGCTCGAATGCGCCCAGCAGCACGACTTCGTCATCGTCGAAGACGACTACGAGAGTGAGAACACGTTCTCCGGCACGCCGCACCCGGCGCTCAAAAGCCTCGATACGGCCGATCGCGTGATCTACGTCGGTAGTCTCTCCAAGACCTTCGCGCCCGGCCTGCGGCTCGGCTACGTGGTGGGCCCGCGCGAGCTGATTCGCGAGTT
The sequence above is a segment of the Trinickia acidisoli genome. Coding sequences within it:
- a CDS encoding sigma-70 family RNA polymerase sigma factor, whose product is MRNGPTIQRVAKLDMGEDPAHSRAAWLANEFRSSYGWLKSKLQRRVGSPADAEDLASSSFVELAGVQDLRTVREPRAFLTVIAQRLTFEMWRRRDLERAYLDALLAADDTPVAPSPESIVEISQALLLADQALNGLPPKAKSAFIYSQIDGLTYAEIAARLGVSTSMVRKYIAQALTQCFLTS
- a CDS encoding sulfatase-like hydrolase/transferase, whose translation is MSSIRNVLFVMCDQLRADHLSCYGHPYLATPHIDHLAQRGVKFDRAFVQSGVCGPSRMSFYTGRYVASHGATWNRVPLSIDEITLGEYLAERDMKLALVGKTHVMPDHRGLKRLDLDGGNALGALLREGHFTLVDRYDGHHAEPAGGYAEYLRSRGYLGNDPWTDYVISAEDERGHIVSGWHMRNVHLPARVREADSETAYTTDQAIRFIEHQGERPWAMHLSYVKPHWPYMAPAPYHDKYTLDQCLPVRRAQRERDAPHPVTSAYFQQEECANFMRDEVVAKVRPAYQGLISQLDDHLGRLWETLDKLGRWKDTLIVFTADHGDFLGDHWLGEKELFYDTVQRVPYIVYDPSPEADATRGRSDARFVEAIDTVPTILDALDMPIPGHRIEGRSLLTLTRERNAQTPWRDAVFSELDYAYRQARQILGRGPDACRGWMVRTDAWKYIHWDGYAPQLFDLRSDPDEFVDLGTDPAFDNVRQAMRERLFAWSIGLRNRTTVTLDDVERGTHQYKKAGVFYGVW
- a CDS encoding MFS transporter, which codes for MPASPVLPRANRRAIVASTIGNAFEWYDFIVFGFLSVIIARQFFPSSNPTVSLLLTTATFGSAFLMRPIGGILLGIYADRAGRKSALALVILLMTLSSAMMAFTPNYATIGIAAPIIVVAARLLQGLSAGGEFGSATAMLIEYAPPHRRGFYGSWQNFGQFVAAVTAALMGALVTRGLSASALDAWGWRVPFLFGVLIGPVGFYIRTRLHEPPVYEEAAADARTAIPGKAGSMLATVWREHQAALWIAFGLVVASSVAQYVLNVYLPVYAVRQLKLPVSAPFIVLVATGTLRMILTPLFGLLSDRIGRKPVMGASMALYVLTIYPLFVWLIAAPSLSRLLGTEVVFALLMAAALGPASTALAELFPTQVRATGLSISYNVATTLFGGFSPFLVTWLINVTGNKMMPAYFVTAAMIVGLIALWPMPDAARRTTATRLGAGSGAL
- a CDS encoding LysR substrate-binding domain-containing protein; the encoded protein is MASVSSGPSPDAPLDRATIESYFSRQLKLRHLQLLVALADRQTVGKVASALNVTQPAVSKMLGEMEKGIGVPLFERDGRRIRPTAYGECLIRHARELLLHAQRASEELQAMSSGTGGRVEVGVLSVAAPILIPAAVALFKQRSPTATVCLHEGTLDQLVPALRAGQLDMIVGRLARGLAAPEFTSESLFDDPTVIVVARTHPLARRKRIKWSDLAGLAWIVPSAGAPMLRHLLSVLETHGVGTPINTVESVVIDANVGMLQAYPMLGLLPRSLARHHEEAGTLTILPLSLGAALGPVSTTWRADADDTPAAAQFRACLSEAAKAARI
- the pdxR gene encoding MocR-like pyridoxine biosynthesis transcription factor PdxR, whose amino-acid sequence is MPSRTPTALWAQQFRRSSASKTSLQDQIRQMLVAAILDGQLPPDAALPSSRELADQLGVARNTVVLAYQMLVEEGYLISRERSGHFVNPEMLRGLPGPGAAQKSAAAPVATESDIDADAAGRPVWQQRIAHPPSQQRNIVKPANWQHYEFPFIYGQFDQSLFPTNDWRECCMKALSIMEIRNWAPDLIERDDESLIQQIRTRVLPRRGVFAAPDEIIITNGCQQALYLIADLLCDEDTTVGFENPGYPDARNIFQNRHARLLPLPVDSNGIAPEALGDSLARCDYVYVTPSHQCPTTSTMPIERRRALLECAQQHDFVIVEDDYESENTFSGTPHPALKSLDTADRVIYVGSLSKTFAPGLRLGYVVGPRELIRELRALRRLMVRHPVGYIQRAFATFLALGHHDALLRRLAHAYRERSQALMSALDTHLPEARYVPIAGGASSWVEGPTWLDAERLAADAQAVGVLIEPGSVFFMNDDSDARRHFRMGFSAIAPERIEPGVRALAQCVHAQQSAA